The window GAGCCAAAAATTTTTTATCTGATCAGTAAGCCCCTCCTTTACATCATCTATCAAAAAGGGAGAAACAACCACTGCAACTGAACGGCATCCCTTCCCACCATATCGCAATATTCCATCAGCTAACTCCCGTAGTGTTTTGTTGTCTTTTTGGTCCAGATAAGCCATTGAAAAATGGGCTGTGCGAATCAAAAATTGGGTACCTTCATGAGCCAACTCAAACTTATCTATCGCATCTCTTACCTCCGGTACCGAAGACTCCGATCCGGCAAAAACAACTGCATCGTGCGGCATGCCCTCAAAATCACCTAATCGGTGCGTCCACTGTACATCCATATCTGACCACTGCCCTGTTTTCTTAACCTCATTCAAAAATGTAGGGAGCAAATACGGATCTTTTCGTGAAATCTTTCCAGTATAGCGGGCGCCACTTAACAGTGTTGCAAACGCATCCTGAAATCCCACCAGCGGCAGATTTCCTGCGTGCAGGCACAATACATTTTTTCGAGATGCATTATGCTCATCATCTAATTCCGCGCGCTTAACCCACTTTTCTATGACTGACTCACTGATACTCTTTCTAATAACATCAATAGCATAATTGACATCCTCAAAACTGAAATAACCTTCCCGCACCGTTCGGTCGATGGCATCAGCTAAATATTGATTGTCATCGTGAAGCCAATTTTTGGTGGCTTCAAACAACGCATTTATTCTTTTTTGGGTATTTGTCATAAAAATTATTCAGCTAAAACCCTGCGGATCTAACAGATATTGATAAAGTAAAATATGAAAACCCTTGAGAGACCCGCAGGGTTTAGAGTTCTATTTAATTATTTAATCTTCATCGATTAAAAAATTGCAGCCACGCAAATCTTTGGGATTCCATCGCCCCAATACCTGGAAGCGACCCTTTTTATCCATCACTCCTTTGTCGCCCGTCAATAAAAAAGAACAGCTATGCACATTGGCCAGATCAATTACTCCAATCAGTCCCTCCTTGTACGGCGGTAAAATCTCGGCTGGATTATTGGGATTGCGAATCGTTACCTGCATCCAAGGCACCGTCTGAAACCACTTTCCTCCAGTTGTATAAGCCTGACTTAATAACTCAGCCATGCCGTATTCCGAATGAATGCGACTACCATCCAATCCAAAACCGTTAGCTAAGCGGCTATGCAATTCACTGCGAGAAACTTCTCGACGATGCGTTTTCATTCCCCCGGTTTCAATAATAATACTATTGGATGGCAATTCTACTTTTTCCATCTCTAATAAATCCAATAATCCAAAAGCAGCGCCAAACAGAATAAGCTGCTTACCCTGACGCTTGACTTCTTTCACCGCGCCGGGGTTCAAGGGCTTATCCAGTGGCAAAAACCGACTCAGCCCACTATTATCCTGATCAATGAGCTTCTGAATCATATAAATCAGCGAGGAATGCGGGTTTTCAGAATACCCCGGTGTATAGCCCCAGATCACAGTATTATCAAGCTTGTAAAAATGACGAAATCCCTTTAACAATGACTGATCATAAAGCTCTGGATCATGCACTCGGTGGATACTTCGCTGCATTTCCGAAGTGCCACTGCTTTTGAATACAAGCCCCGATTCCTGTCCGGAATGCGTAGTTACCGCAGCATCTTTAAACACTTTGATGGGTAGTAAAGGATAAGAAGTAATGTCATCCTGAACTCGGTTCAAAATCTTTTCCTTTACATTTTTTGATACAGACTCCGAGGCAAGGTCGGAATGACACGAGCTTTTAACGGTTTCCAATGCTTTACAATACCGCTGATACACCAAATTATTTTCAAACTGGTATTCGAAAACCTGTTTGGCTTTCTCTGCAAAGGGAAGCTCCTCAGAAAAAATAAATTCTGACCAATTCTCCATATTAAGTTTTAATTATTAAACACCGATAACACTATTTCTGAAAATGACCACAAAGTTTTGACCCGTGATCATCTGTTAAATCCGTTCAACCAGTGTATTATTCTAACCCAACGCGCTCAAAAATGCGATCTACATTGCGGGTATGGTGATCCAAATCAAAAGCTTCTTCGATTTCTTCATCGGTAAGGTTTTCCTGTACCGTTTTATCAGCCTCGACCAGATCACGGAACATGGTCTTTTCTTCCCAAGCCTTCATGGC of the Fodinibius sp. Rm-B-1B1-1 genome contains:
- a CDS encoding acyl-CoA reductase; this encodes MTNTQKRINALFEATKNWLHDDNQYLADAIDRTVREGYFSFEDVNYAIDVIRKSISESVIEKWVKRAELDDEHNASRKNVLCLHAGNLPLVGFQDAFATLLSGARYTGKISRKDPYLLPTFLNEVKKTGQWSDMDVQWTHRLGDFEGMPHDAVVFAGSESSVPEVRDAIDKFELAHEGTQFLIRTAHFSMAYLDQKDNKTLRELADGILRYGGKGCRSVAVVVSPFLIDDVKEGLTDQIKNFWLENPQHELPPAKLKQQYAYNEAIERPQLWLKYFLLQEGGFELDQDFVCYWVQGGKSKVAELSQRYESQLQSIYVTDSQTEVPDLKQEIELLTHVQQPALFWKPDGVDLLEWLID